The Fusobacterium massiliense DNA window TCTGCATAATTTGAGAAAACTTCAATTATCTTGTCCTGATTTTCCATAACAACGTTCTTAATAGTAGAACTTATTTCAGACATAACATTGTCAGTTAAAAAAAATTGCATTAATGGAAACATTTCTTTAAGTTTTGATTTTAAGTTTTTTTGTAAAATTTGGTCAATTAATTCTTCTAATTTCAAAGAAAATTTATCCCTATCAATATTTTCAATAACATCCTTTACTGAAATCAGTTCTTTCTCTATTACATTTGCAATACCTTGTCCAATTTCTGCTCGTCTTCTAGGAATCAAACCTTGTATCTTAAAAAGTCCCAAATTTATTTCCTTATATGGTCTAAATAACATTTTTATAGCTAGATAATTTGTTATCCAACCAATAATTGCTGATATTAATACTATCAAAATTAATTCTTTCATTACTTTCACCCATTTAACATTATTCGCCTTATATTTTATCATAAATTGCAATAAATTAAAATCTTTAATTTTTTGATAAAGAAAAATATTTTTTGAATAGTAATTTTTTTAATTTCATTTTATTTTTGATTTACTACTATACTTGAGATATTTATACTATATATTTTTTGTATATAAAATCTATAATATAGAACCTTTTATTAGAATTTATTTTTTAAAATAAATATTTTTTTAATATTTTATAGAACTTTTATTATTGTTATTTGAGTTCTATTATTATTTAAAACTTTATTATAAAATTACTTATCAAGTATTTAAAAATATATAAATTTAGGAGGAAGTTATGTTAGCAAATTCTGTTATTGATCTAATTGGTAATACACCATTAGTAAAAATTAATAATATTGATACTTTTGGAAATAATATTTTTATAAAAATGGAAGGAGCTAATCCTGGAAGAAGTACAAAAGACAGAATTGCATTAAAAATGATACAGGAAGCTGAAAAAGAAGGATTACTAGATAAAGAAACAGTTATTATAGAAGCTACTAGTGGAAATACTGGTATCGGTCTTGCTATGATTTGTGCTATTAAAAATTATAAATTAAAAATAATTATGCCTGATACTATGAGTGTTGAAAGAATACAACTTATGAGAGCTTATGGAACTGAAGTTATTCTAACTAAAGGTGCTTTAGGTATGAAAGGTTGTTTGGAAAAATTAGAAGAAATTAAAAAAAATGAGAAGAAATTCTTTGTTCCAAACCAGTTTAAAAATATGAACAATCCAAAAGCTCACTATGAAACAACTGCTGAAGAAATTTTAAAAGATTTAGATAATAAAGTTGATATTTTTATTTGTGGAACTGGTACTGGAGGAAGTTTCTCTGGTACTGCAAAAAAATTAAAGGAAAAACTTCCGCATGTAAAAACTTTTCCTGTTGAACCTGCATCATCTCCTCTTCTTTCTAAAGGATATATTGGGCCTCATAAAATTCAAGGTATGGGAATGAGTATTGGAGGAATTCCTGCTGTTTATGATGGAAGTCTTGCTGATGGAATTTTAACTTGTGAATGCGATGATGCTTTTAATACTATGAGAGAATTAAGTCATAAAGAAGGAATTTTAGCAGGAATATCAAGTGGTGCAACTCTTCATGCTGCCCTTGAATATTCAAAAGAAAATATGAATAAAAATTTAAACATAGTTGTTCTTGCAACTGATTCAGGAGAAAAATACTTATCAAATATTTGTGAATTATAAATAAAGTCTCTGACGTCCGTATTAGTTCGAAGAGCCTGTGTTTATTGAGCTCGTAGAACTCATACGGCTGTCAAGAGACTAATTTTTATATTAAAATAAAAAATACTTTTATTATATATCTGACATACCTCTAGAAGAAGCAGATGAAAAACTATTGGTATAAAGAAATTAGTTGTTTTATTTAACAAATAAATTTACTTCAATAACACTTAAAATATACCTAATATCTTTTGCAACAAAATATCTATAAGTCCGATACATACCCAACAAGAAAACCCTAATACTAAAGGTTTTACTCCTGAACCTATCAATTTTTTTACATTAGTATTTAAACCAATTGCCGTCATAGCCATAACAATAAAAAATTTACTTAAGCTCTTTAAAATATGAAATAAATTTTTTATGTATTCTGATATATCAACCGATATTAATCCAATTTCAAAAAAGTAATTAAAAATTGTAGTAATTATTGAAGCACAAACAAAGTATGCAATAAACATAGGAAAAATTTTCCCTAGTGAAACTTTATTTTTACTAGAATTTTTCTTAGCATTGTAGAATGCTAAAGTTAAAGTTATTGGTATTATTGCAAGTGTTCTAGTCAATTTTACTATAGTTGCTCTATCTAAAACCATAGTTCCTGTATGGTGTAGTAAATCCCAAGCTGTTGCTGTTGCTGTTACAGATGATGTATCATTTACAGCTGTACCTGCAAAAATTCCAAATCCTTCATTTGAAAATCCTAGTATTTCTCCAAGAGTTGGAAAAATTAAGGCTGCCAACACATTAAATAAAAATATAACAGATATACTTTGAGCTATTTCATCGTCTTTTGCTTCAATAACCGGAGCTGTTGCTGCTATTGCTGAACCTCCACATATTGATGAACCCACTCCTATTAAAATTGCTATATTTTTAGAAATTTTTAATGTTTTTGATAAAATATATGCAACTAAAAGTGCAATACTTATAGAACTTACTATTATTGGAAGTGATGTTTTTCCAACAGATATTACAGTCTGTAAATTAAGTCCAAACCCTAATAAAATAACAGCATACTGAAGTACTTTTTTTGATACAAATCCTATGCCTTTATCTAATTTTTCTCTTTTTTTTAAAAAAGAACTCAAAACAATTCCAATTAATATTCCAAAAACTGGACTCCCCACTATTGGAAAAGATTTCCCTAAATACCAAGCTGGAATAGCTAAAATTAAACACAATAAAACTCCATATAATTTACTGGAACATTCACTTTTCTCCATTACATAACTCCTTTTTTATTTATTTTTAATATATTCAGAAATATTATAGCACAAAGTTTATAAAATATAGTATTTTAAAATTTCTAATTTTTATATTTTCCTATATAAATAAAGTCTCTTGACAGCCTTATGAGTTCTACGAGCTCAATGAACACAGGCTCTTCGAACTAATTCGGACGTCAGAGACTAATTTTGCTATTTAATTTTTATACTTTCCTGTAGATTAAAAAAAGCCAATTGCAGATTTTAAAAAAATCTTTTGCAATTGGCGTTTTTTAGTTTATATTTTTACATTTGTTGATATAACTTTATTTTTTCATCTAACTTTTCTAAATTAACTACATCAACTTCAACTTCTTCTCCATTAAGTATAAGTTTAACTTTTTCTTTTCCTTTTACTTTGGAATATCTTGAGAAAAGATTTTTTGCAAATTCTGTTTCTTCATCGGTTAAAATTGTGTTAGCTACCATATGTGGACCTGGGACTCCATTACTGTAAATGTAGCAACTCAAATTCTCTTTTCTTCTCATATCATCTATTGTTTCATTAGATTCAAAATTTCTTCCTACAAAAAGATATCTAGCTTTAGATAATCTAAAAAATCTAGCCTCTTTTATTAATTTAAAAAGCCAAGCATGTTCTTCTTCCAAAAGTCCATCTTCTTCCAAAACTTTTAACCTACTAGAGTATCCTGGATCTGTTAGTAAACACCCTCCACCAGGACTAGGATACTCAACAAGACCATAATAATCCATAAGCTCCATCTGTCTATGTCTAGATCTTCCATTTATATCTAATAATCCTTCTCGTTTTATCCAACCTTCCCTTTCAGCTTTACTAGGTGGTAAAAGTTTCCCAGATAAAGGTCTTAATATTAAATCTTCCATTCCAGATAATTTTTTAACTTTCTCCAAAGCTTGTGGATTTTGTGACATAGGTCTTTGCCCTAAAACTTCACCAGATATAACAAATTGAGCATCGTACTCTTCCAACAATTCTCCAGCTATTTTAAACATAAGAGAATGGCAATCTATGCAAGGATTCATATTTTTCCCTCTTCCATAAACTGGATCTTTAACAACTACTGTATGTCTCTTTTTAAAATCTATATATTCTAGTTTAATTCCTAACTGCTTTGCCATATTTTCAGCTTTTTCATTTTTTCCACCAAAAAAATGTGAAACAAAATTAAGTGCAATAACTTCTACTCCTTGTTCTTGAACAACTTTAATTGCTAATGCACTATCTAAGCCTCCTGAAAATAATGCCAATGCTCTAATTTTTTCTCTCAATTCTTTCCCCTTTTTCTAAATCAATTAATTTTTTTTCTCTTTTTTTCCCTTCATAAAATACTTTCATATTTTCAGGTACTATTGTATACACATTTTTAGCTATTTGAGCAAAACTTGCATTTTTTATTTCCATAGCTCCCGCTAGAAAATCCATTATTCTTTGAGCTACATTTGGTCCAACATTTTCTAAATTTATAGTTATCATTTTCCCTTTATCTATAAAATTTGCAATTTTTTTACAATCTTCAAATTGTTTTGGATCTATAAATACAGTACTATAATCACTTTCTTCCTCAAAGTTTTCTTCATCGTACTCTTCATCTTCTTCTTTAATATTTTTTTTCTTTTTTCCTAATAAAGATTTTGATATTTTATTCTTTTTTGTTTCTTTTATCTCTTCTTCTTCATAATCTTCATCATATTCTTCATTGTATTCCTCATCATCAACACTATCTACACCTATTAATTCTTTTCCTTCTTTTATTATTTTAGAAAATAATTTCATTTTGTCCTCCTATTTTATTTATTTAAAAATCTTTGTTCCAACTCTAATAAAGGTACTTCCTTCTTCCAAAGCTATTTTATAATCATTTGACATACCCATTGACAATTCTGTCAAACTTCCAAAAAAATACTTTTCATTTAATTCATCTTTTACTTTTCTTAAATCTGAAAAAACTTTTCTTAAAACTTTTTCTTCCTCAATAAAAGGTGCCATAGTCATAAGCCCAGTTATATTTAAATTTTTTAATTTTTTTAGTTCCTCTATATCCTTTTCAAAGTCTTCCAAATTATATCCTTGCTTACTTTCTTCACCAAAAATATTAATTTCAATTAAGACATCTTGGATTTTATTTATTTGCTCTGCTTTTTTATTAATTTCTTGAGCTAAAGCCAACTTATTTACAGAATGAATTAAATTTACATCTTCTATTATATATTTAACTTTATTTTTTTGCAAATTTCCAATAAAATGCCATTCTACTTTTTTTTCTTTCTCTTTAAAGTATTCTATTTTTTCTTTTATTACCTGAACTTTATTTTCTCCACAAATATTTTGACCAGTTGTTAAAAATAAATCAATATCTTCAACTGGAGAATATTTTGTCACAGCAACAAGTTTTACTTTTTCTGGATAAGGAGAACATTTTTTTATATCTTCTAATATTTCCTCAACATTTCTTTTTATATCCATAACAACCTCTTTTTATATTTCTAACAACTCTGTCATAACATCGTTAAAAACCATCAACCCTTTATGACTTAACACATAGCCTTTATTTTTTGAGTTTAAATAGCCATCTAGGAAAAGTTTTTTACATTTTCTCTGATACTTTCCTCGAGGAATAATTTCATCGTTTAGTAATCTGAACCCTACTAAATATCTATACACTTCTGTATCTTCTTCTGTTAAAATTTCTTTTTCTTCTACTGGTAAAATATCCTTATCTAATTTTTTATAATAATCTTTTAAATTAAAAAAATTCTTGTATCTTTCATTAGCTAAATATCCAGCAGAAGATAAGCCTATACCTAAATAATTTTTATTTTCCCAATATATTGAATTATGTTTTGCTTGAAAACCAGGTTTACAAAAGTTTGAAATCTCATAATGAATATAGCCTTTTTCTACTAAAAAATTTATTATATATTCATACATTGTTGCTTCTAAATCATTATCTGCTTCCTGTAATTTACCAGCCTTTAAATCTCTATAAAATTTAGTTCCTTCTTCCCAAATCAAAGAATAGATTGAGATATGTTCCGGATTTAATTCAATAACTTTTTCTAAATCATATTTTAACATTTCTAATGTTTGATTAGGTAGAGCAAACATTAAATCTACACTCATATTTTTAAAGCCTATATTTCTAGCTAGTTTATAAATATTTATAGCCTCTTCACTACTATGTATCCTTCCTAAAAGTTTCAATTTTTCTTCATTAAATGTTTGTATACCAATACTTAATCTATTTATTCCTAATTCTTTATAAGCAATCAATTTATTTTTATCAACAGTTTTAGGATTAACTTCAATAGTCAACTCCGTATTTTCATCAAAATAAAATTGAGATAATATTTTTTTTAAGTTTTCAATAGAAAGGAGAGACGGCGTCCCTCCTCCAAAATAAATAGTTTTTTGCTTTTCTTTTATATCAACTTTTCTTTTATAAATTTCTAGTTCTTTTAACAAATATTCAATATACTCGTCTATTTTTTGCTCAGTTGATGTAATTGAAGTAAAATCACAATAATTACATTTCCTCTCACAGAAAGGTATATGAATATAAGTATTATAGACTTTCAACATAACTTAAAAATTCTTTCTCCATATTTTGTAATTTTCTTTC harbors:
- a CDS encoding DUF445 domain-containing protein, encoding MKELILIVLISAIIGWITNYLAIKMLFRPYKEINLGLFKIQGLIPRRRAEIGQGIANVIEKELISVKDVIENIDRDKFSLKLEELIDQILQKNLKSKLKEMFPLMQFFLTDNVMSEISSTIKNVVMENQDKIIEVFSNYAEDNIKFTLIISEKISSFSLDKLEKIIIELAKKELKHIEVIGGILGGIIGLVEYLIFRFI
- the cysK gene encoding cysteine synthase A, which codes for MLANSVIDLIGNTPLVKINNIDTFGNNIFIKMEGANPGRSTKDRIALKMIQEAEKEGLLDKETVIIEATSGNTGIGLAMICAIKNYKLKIIMPDTMSVERIQLMRAYGTEVILTKGALGMKGCLEKLEEIKKNEKKFFVPNQFKNMNNPKAHYETTAEEILKDLDNKVDIFICGTGTGGSFSGTAKKLKEKLPHVKTFPVEPASSPLLSKGYIGPHKIQGMGMSIGGIPAVYDGSLADGILTCECDDAFNTMRELSHKEGILAGISSGATLHAALEYSKENMNKNLNIVVLATDSGEKYLSNICEL
- a CDS encoding YeiH family protein → MEKSECSSKLYGVLLCLILAIPAWYLGKSFPIVGSPVFGILIGIVLSSFLKKREKLDKGIGFVSKKVLQYAVILLGFGLNLQTVISVGKTSLPIIVSSISIALLVAYILSKTLKISKNIAILIGVGSSICGGSAIAATAPVIEAKDDEIAQSISVIFLFNVLAALIFPTLGEILGFSNEGFGIFAGTAVNDTSSVTATATAWDLLHHTGTMVLDRATIVKLTRTLAIIPITLTLAFYNAKKNSSKNKVSLGKIFPMFIAYFVCASIITTIFNYFFEIGLISVDISEYIKNLFHILKSLSKFFIVMAMTAIGLNTNVKKLIGSGVKPLVLGFSCWVCIGLIDILLQKILGIF
- a CDS encoding 7-cyano-7-deazaguanine synthase gives rise to the protein MREKIRALALFSGGLDSALAIKVVQEQGVEVIALNFVSHFFGGKNEKAENMAKQLGIKLEYIDFKKRHTVVVKDPVYGRGKNMNPCIDCHSLMFKIAGELLEEYDAQFVISGEVLGQRPMSQNPQALEKVKKLSGMEDLILRPLSGKLLPPSKAEREGWIKREGLLDINGRSRHRQMELMDYYGLVEYPSPGGGCLLTDPGYSSRLKVLEEDGLLEEEHAWLFKLIKEARFFRLSKARYLFVGRNFESNETIDDMRRKENLSCYIYSNGVPGPHMVANTILTDEETEFAKNLFSRYSKVKGKEKVKLILNGEEVEVDVVNLEKLDEKIKLYQQM
- a CDS encoding cell division protein SepF produces the protein MKLFSKIIKEGKELIGVDSVDDEEYNEEYDEDYEEEEIKETKKNKISKSLLGKKKKNIKEEDEEYDEENFEEESDYSTVFIDPKQFEDCKKIANFIDKGKMITINLENVGPNVAQRIMDFLAGAMEIKNASFAQIAKNVYTIVPENMKVFYEGKKREKKLIDLEKGERIERKN
- a CDS encoding YggS family pyridoxal phosphate-dependent enzyme; translated protein: MDIKRNVEEILEDIKKCSPYPEKVKLVAVTKYSPVEDIDLFLTTGQNICGENKVQVIKEKIEYFKEKEKKVEWHFIGNLQKNKVKYIIEDVNLIHSVNKLALAQEINKKAEQINKIQDVLIEINIFGEESKQGYNLEDFEKDIEELKKLKNLNITGLMTMAPFIEEEKVLRKVFSDLRKVKDELNEKYFFGSLTELSMGMSNDYKIALEEGSTFIRVGTKIFK
- the hemW gene encoding radical SAM family heme chaperone HemW; the protein is MLKVYNTYIHIPFCERKCNYCDFTSITSTEQKIDEYIEYLLKELEIYKRKVDIKEKQKTIYFGGGTPSLLSIENLKKILSQFYFDENTELTIEVNPKTVDKNKLIAYKELGINRLSIGIQTFNEEKLKLLGRIHSSEEAINIYKLARNIGFKNMSVDLMFALPNQTLEMLKYDLEKVIELNPEHISIYSLIWEEGTKFYRDLKAGKLQEADNDLEATMYEYIINFLVEKGYIHYEISNFCKPGFQAKHNSIYWENKNYLGIGLSSAGYLANERYKNFFNLKDYYKKLDKDILPVEEKEILTEEDTEVYRYLVGFRLLNDEIIPRGKYQRKCKKLFLDGYLNSKNKGYVLSHKGLMVFNDVMTELLEI